From Toxorhynchites rutilus septentrionalis strain SRP chromosome 2, ASM2978413v1, whole genome shotgun sequence, a single genomic window includes:
- the LOC129769039 gene encoding uncharacterized protein LOC129769039, with protein MEFSAKFLPDRPVQANCIALQLSCLLHFALPLWYNEDIFWRHEDQLKRLGMYPRIFRYGTQSSPIFQVIERKPQDWGEPIYWSNSYSQDDSRPIFNTINNWQQSLDGANAYRHEEEEYEKLLDERLWEIEQETADIVWSW; from the exons ATGGAATTTAGTGCAAAATTTTTACCTGATCGTCCTGTCCAAGCGAACTGTATCGCTCTGCAGCTCAGTTGTTTGCTACATTT TGCTCTTCCCTTATGGTACAATGAAG ACATCTTCTGGAGACACGAAGATCAACTGAAACGTTTGGGGATGTATCCACGAATATTTCGATACGGCACACAAAGTTCTCCTATATTCCAAGTAATCGAGCGGAAACCTCAGGACTGGGGCGAACCAATCTATTGGAGTAACAGTTATTCGCAGGATGATTCTCGTCCTATTTTCAACACGATTAATAACTGGCAGCAGTCTCTTGATGGCGCTAATGCGTACCGACACGAAGAGGAAGAGTACGAAAAATTATTAGATGAACGTCTCTGGGAGATCGAACAAGAAACCGCCGATATAGTGTGGAGCTGGTGA